From a region of the Vicia villosa cultivar HV-30 ecotype Madison, WI unplaced genomic scaffold, Vvil1.0 ctg.000602F_1_1_3, whole genome shotgun sequence genome:
- the LOC131629738 gene encoding pentatricopeptide repeat-containing protein At4g04790, mitochondrial-like translates to MRYYHIIRNLRAPFCSHSSPFTSSSSTHSKPDVNSILTSLNLQQNPDSDEYFEGVFRQISSVFYGGQSVQEAYSEEIDATNEFEKIINISQLPNSLQSNIALRRKEASREKKRTCIFNTNQDQRFRRIIESCGKILGTEATLELFDKVERKPGVTGYNALVKICIGKAREAENKDIAIEEMGKVFHLFELMRGQGLELEEQTYRPLLMYTIDMRLVEEFQFFCQVIKDENPSSTARLGYYEMLMWLKVNDEEKIQSLCDYIAENDGEETFDLRESYLLALCESERKENILEVLEIMDIKKLSSVDSVAKIFQALGRLSLEPVAEKLFFDYKTSDHEEDSMTNFIASYAISVPDLRVEDVIKKFKDFHEKLEVLPSSSSYNKLILHGCALLKKHTCSDEGFDQLLLLLEELNSTSYWNDACCRIILCCIWNKRLRASIDLCKLLKDKLQIDELVMKILFDKVFSLIEESESKHMQTAMEFISEMKDKLGLLPSQKCYDSLLAAWCKANDNSYNAE, encoded by the exons ATGCGCTACTACCACATTATTAGAAATCTACGCGCTCCCTTTTGCTCCCATTCTTCTCCTTTTACGTCATCATCTTCCACCCATTCCAAACCAGATGTCAATTCCATCCTCACAAGCCTTAACCTTCAACAAAACCCTGATTCAG ATGAGTATTTTGAAGGGGTTTTTCGGCAGATTTCTTCTGTTTTCTACG GTGGTCAGTCAGTCCAGGAAGCTTATTCTGAAGAAATTGATGCCACAAAtgagtttgaaaaaataataaatatatcgcAGTTGCCAAACTCACTTCAAAGCAATATAGCATTGCGAAGGAAAGAGGCTTCTCgtgaaaagaaaagaacatgCATATTCAATACTAATCAAGACCAACGTTTCCGCCGCATAATTGAAAGCTGTGGGAAGATACTAGGAACTGAGGCTACCCTTGAGTTGTTTGATAAAGTTGAACGAAAACCAGGCGTGACAGGATACAATGCATTGGTAAAAATATGCATAGGTAAAGCTAGGGAAGCTGAGAATAAAGACATTGCAATTGAAGAGATGGGGAAGGTTTTTCACCTTTTTGAGTTAATGAGGGGACAAGGTTTAGAGCTCGAAGAACAAACATATCGCCCACTTCTTATGTATACAATTGACATGAGATTGGTTGAAGAGTTTCAGTTTTTCTGTCAGGTTATCAAAGATGAGAATCCCAGTTCAACTGCAAGACTGGGTTACTATGAAATGCTGATGTGGTTAAAAGTTAATGATGAAGAAAAGATTCAAAGTCTTTGTGATTATATTGCAGAGAATGATGGCGAGGAAACTTTTGATTTACGAG AAAGTTATTTATTGGCTCTTTGTGAGAGTGAAAGGAAGGAGAATATTTTGGAGGTGTTGGAAATCATGGACATTAAAAAGCTTTCATCTGTTGACTCTGTGGCAAAGATATTTCAGGCATTGGGAAGACTATCATTGGAACCTGTTGCGGAGAAACTCTTTTTTGATTACAAAACAAGTG ATCATGAAGAAGATAGTATGACAAACTTCATTGCTAGTTATGCAATCAGCGTTCCAGACTTACGG GTTGAGGATGTCATAAAAAAGTTCAAGGATTTTCACGAAAAACTAGAAGTTTTACCTTCTTCCTCATCATATAACAAACTCATTTTACATGGCTGTGCTTTGCTCAAG AAACACACTTGTTCCGATGAGGGGTTCGATCAATTGCTTCTGCTCCTTGAGGAACTAAACAGTACAAGCTATTGGAACGATGCTTGCTGCAGAATCATATTGTGTTGTATTTGGAATAAGCGTTTaag AGCTTCTATCGACTTGTGTAAGCTCCTCAAGGATAAGTTGCAAATCGATGAATTGGTAATGAAAATTCTCTTTGATAAG GTATTTTCTCTAATTGAAGAGTCGGAGTCGAAACATATGCAAACTGCCATGGAGTTTATTTCAGAAATGAAGGATAAGCTTGGCCTTTTGCCTTCACAAAAATGTTATGATTCTCTGCTTGCTGCATGGTGCAAAGCAAACGACAATTCTTATAATGCTGAATGA
- the LOC131629739 gene encoding protein CHLORORESPIRATORY REDUCTION 41, chloroplastic → MASTFLSYPAPHLLHNNHFQTKKHFSIKCTSSLNSSSSDSEFPTPDPTNTTMNSPETFPLEKRRRSDIVRQRRPTDVAKAEPPNFEIGWKRTKEINNEKPVGFVVADFLEKLEELMMRNDYGSTELLAKVGEIVAERAREEAEFLKDEGKVEERMVVELFRVLKLMEMDLAMVKAAVKEDTLSERLDQAKARCRQAILVAYSF, encoded by the coding sequence ATGGCTTCAACATTCCTCTCATATCCTGCACCTCATCTTCTACACAATAATCACTTTCAAACCAAAAAGCACTTCTCCATAAAATGCACATCTTCACTAAACTCATCTTCTTCTGACTCAGAATTTCCCACACCAGACCCTACAAACACCACAATGAACAGTCCAGAAACATTTCCACTAGAGAAAAGAAGAAGATCAGATATAGTAAGACAAAGAAGGCCGACCGACGTAGCGAAAGCCGAGCCACCGAACTTCGAAATCGGTTGGAAGAGGACAAAAGAGATTAACAATGAGAAGCCAGTAGGGTTTGTGGTGGCTGACTTTTTGGAGAAGTTGGAGGAGCTTATGATGAGGAACGATTATGGTTCAACAGAACTGTTGGCAAAAGTTGGCGAGATTGTTGCTGAAAGGGCGAGAGAAGAAGCAGAATTTTTGAAAGATGAAGGGAAAGTTGAAGAGAGAATGGTTGTTGAACTTTTTAGAGTTTTGAAGTTGATGGAAATGGATTTGGCTATGGTGAAAGCTGCTGTTAAGGAGGATACTTTGAGTGAGAGGCTTGATCAAGCTAAGGCTAGGTGCAGGCAAGCTATACTTGTTGCTTATTCCTTTTGA